Proteins co-encoded in one Campylobacter jejuni genomic window:
- the livK gene encoding ABC transporter substrate-binding protein, with the protein MKKSLILASILSLSLSAAEVKIGVVLPLSGATAAYGQSALEGIKLANSMQSTLSNGDKVSLAIIDTKGDKLESSSGANRLVSQDKVIGLIGEMVTANTLQVMRVAEDNKIPLIAPAATGDRLLDKKIYSSRVCFMDSFQGSSLAKYVFSKLNYKSAVIVVDQSTDYSLGLAKAFEKQYKSNGGQILRILRVNSGDKDFRAIVAQVKSLNPEFIFLPLYYSEASLFARQSKLAGLNIPMGSADGVADQTFISLAGDASEGYIFTDSFDANNPTTKLSKEFISVYEKAKGTKEVPNFSAMGADAYFVMLNAMNACVENLTSKCVNEKIHQTKNYQGVSGVISIDQTGNATRSVVVKEIKNQKQNYKDIINP; encoded by the coding sequence ATGAAAAAAAGTTTAATTTTAGCAAGTATTCTAAGTTTAAGTTTAAGTGCTGCGGAAGTCAAAATAGGAGTTGTTTTACCACTTAGCGGAGCTACTGCAGCATATGGACAAAGTGCACTAGAAGGGATTAAACTTGCAAATTCAATGCAATCAACTTTAAGTAATGGAGATAAGGTTTCTCTTGCTATTATTGATACTAAAGGTGATAAATTAGAATCTTCGAGTGGAGCAAATCGTTTAGTTTCTCAAGATAAAGTTATAGGTCTTATAGGGGAAATGGTTACTGCTAATACATTGCAAGTTATGCGCGTAGCAGAAGATAATAAAATTCCATTGATCGCTCCTGCTGCAACTGGTGATAGATTGCTTGATAAAAAAATATATTCTTCTCGAGTATGTTTTATGGATAGTTTTCAAGGTTCATCTTTAGCAAAATATGTTTTTTCAAAACTTAATTACAAAAGTGCTGTTATTGTAGTAGATCAAAGTACTGACTATTCCTTAGGTTTAGCAAAAGCTTTTGAAAAACAGTACAAGTCTAATGGTGGTCAAATTCTTAGAATTTTAAGAGTTAATTCAGGTGATAAAGATTTTAGAGCTATTGTAGCTCAAGTTAAAAGTTTAAATCCAGAATTTATTTTTTTACCGCTTTATTATAGTGAAGCTTCTTTATTTGCAAGACAATCAAAACTTGCAGGTTTAAATATTCCTATGGGTTCTGCAGACGGAGTTGCAGATCAAACTTTTATTAGTTTAGCTGGAGATGCAAGCGAGGGTTATATTTTCACAGATAGTTTTGATGCTAATAATCCAACTACAAAATTAAGCAAAGAATTTATCAGTGTTTATGAAAAAGCTAAAGGAACAAAAGAAGTTCCAAATTTTTCAGCTATGGGGGCTGATGCGTATTTTGTAATGCTAAACGCTATGAATGCTTGCGTTGAAAATCTTACTAGTAAGTGTGTCAATGAAAAAATTCACCAAACTAAAAATTATCAAGGTGTTTCTGGTGTTATCAGTATTGATCAAACAGGAAATGCAACTCGTTCTGTAGTGGTTAAAGAAATTAAAAATCAAAAGCAAAATTATAAAGATATTATCAATCCTTAA
- the livH gene encoding branched-chain amino acid ABC transporter permease, translated as MDSTLFLQQLVNGLSLGSMYALIAVGYTMVYGVLRLINFAHGDIMMVGAYAALFCMTNLNVPFLGALSLAMIFAACVGIATDRIAYKPLRQAPRISLLITAIGISFFLQNLFNMLFTSTPRTFTPPSYFEESVNFGGVITTYGSLMVPALTFVILIAVLWILYKSKYGIAIRALAFDIQTVNLMGIDANRIIAIVFALGSALAAVGGVFWAANYYSVEPTMGTLIGLKAFAAAVLGGIGSVVGAVLGGLIIGFTEVVVVAFFPDLSGFKDAFAFIFLVFILLFRPTGILGINFEKSRF; from the coding sequence ATGGATTCTACTTTATTTTTACAACAACTTGTTAATGGACTTAGTTTGGGCAGTATGTATGCCCTTATTGCTGTTGGCTATACTATGGTTTATGGCGTGCTAAGACTTATTAATTTTGCTCACGGCGATATTATGATGGTTGGTGCTTATGCAGCTCTTTTTTGCATGACTAATCTAAATGTTCCTTTTCTAGGAGCTTTGTCTTTGGCAATGATTTTTGCTGCTTGTGTTGGAATAGCTACAGATAGAATCGCCTATAAACCTTTAAGACAGGCTCCTAGAATTTCATTGTTGATTACAGCAATTGGTATTAGTTTTTTCTTGCAAAATCTTTTTAATATGCTTTTTACTTCAACACCTAGAACTTTTACACCGCCAAGTTATTTTGAGGAAAGTGTTAATTTTGGCGGAGTGATAACAACTTATGGTTCTTTAATGGTTCCTGCTCTTACATTTGTTATTTTAATAGCAGTGTTATGGATTTTGTATAAAAGCAAATATGGTATAGCTATTCGTGCTTTGGCATTTGATATACAAACAGTAAATTTAATGGGTATAGATGCAAATCGTATTATTGCTATAGTTTTTGCCCTAGGTTCAGCTTTGGCAGCAGTTGGGGGTGTTTTTTGGGCTGCAAATTATTACTCTGTTGAACCTACTATGGGAACTTTAATAGGTTTAAAAGCTTTTGCTGCTGCAGTTTTAGGAGGTATAGGTTCTGTAGTAGGTGCAGTTTTGGGTGGACTTATTATAGGATTTACCGAAGTTGTTGTTGTGGCTTTTTTTCCAGATTTATCAGGCTTTAAAGATGCATTTGCTTTTATTTTTTTGGTGTTTATATTGTTATTTAGGCCTACGGGAATTTTAGGTATAAATTTTGAAAAGAGTAGGTTTTAA
- the livG gene encoding ABC transporter ATP-binding protein translates to MILELKQISKSFGSVKAINETSFKINEGEIFALIGPNGAGKTTLFNIITGNYKPSSGSVEFLGERIDHLKPHKIVHLGIARTFQNIRLFSSMNVLENVLIGFNKQMKYNIFEAFLHLGRFGKIEQVFKEKAYAILEELGIAEFAYEKATSLSYGQQRKVEIARAMATQPRLLLLDEPAAGMNSSESDELAELIFKLRKDYKISVLLIEHDMKFVNKLCDRVLVLDYGKTIFEGKLCDAVNHKEVIAAYLGDFDANS, encoded by the coding sequence ATGATTTTGGAATTAAAACAAATTTCAAAAAGTTTTGGTAGTGTTAAGGCTATTAATGAAACTTCTTTTAAAATCAATGAGGGTGAAATTTTTGCTTTAATTGGACCTAATGGGGCTGGCAAAACAACTCTTTTTAATATTATAACAGGTAACTATAAACCTAGTTCAGGTTCGGTTGAATTTCTAGGAGAAAGAATTGATCACTTAAAACCTCATAAGATTGTGCATTTAGGAATAGCTAGAACATTTCAAAATATTAGGCTTTTTTCAAGCATGAATGTGCTTGAAAATGTTCTTATTGGTTTTAATAAACAAATGAAATATAATATTTTTGAAGCCTTTTTGCATTTAGGGCGTTTTGGAAAAATAGAACAAGTATTTAAAGAGAAGGCTTATGCAATATTAGAAGAACTTGGTATTGCAGAATTTGCCTATGAAAAGGCTACTAGTTTGAGTTATGGACAACAAAGAAAAGTTGAGATTGCAAGAGCAATGGCTACTCAGCCAAGATTATTATTGCTCGATGAGCCAGCCGCTGGGATGAATAGCTCTGAGAGTGATGAACTTGCTGAGCTCATTTTTAAATTACGAAAAGATTATAAAATTAGCGTTTTGCTTATAGAGCATGATATGAAATTTGTCAATAAATTGTGTGATCGCGTATTGGTGCTTGATTATGGAAAAACAATTTTTGAAGGTAAACTTTGCGATGCTGTAAATCATAAAGAAGTAATTGCTGCGTATTTAGGGGATTTTGATGCTAATAGTTAA
- the livM gene encoding branched-chain amino acid ABC transporter permease, translated as MMVKIKVSHLIFLIASIIFIFISPYIFGDYGLNIVNQIAIFIILAVSYNLINGVTGQFSLEPNGFVAIGAYAAALVLLSADAKNDQFFLDGPSSFILAIHSNSFILALIVAGICSSLLALILAFAVFRVRGDYLAIVTLGFGIIIKIAAINFPSITNGSRGLADIPQFSTIYWTGGIAIVAVILILNIVYSKYGRAMKAIRDDEDAASAMGINTFWIKTLAFSTSAFLEGVGGGLLACLLTTVSPTQFDFLLTFQLLIIIVLGGLGSTTGAIIGAILVIGGSEWLRFLDELNIKIDSLNLDIQSTPGLRMVVFSIVLILVMLFARKGIMGYYELSDVIRGIKKRFKRSKK; from the coding sequence ATGATGGTTAAAATTAAGGTTTCACATTTAATCTTTTTAATTGCTTCAATTATTTTTATTTTCATTTCTCCTTATATTTTTGGGGACTATGGATTAAACATTGTTAATCAAATTGCTATTTTTATTATTTTGGCTGTGAGTTACAACCTTATTAATGGTGTAACTGGACAATTTTCACTAGAACCCAATGGATTTGTTGCGATTGGAGCTTATGCGGCTGCTTTAGTTCTTTTAAGTGCTGATGCGAAAAATGATCAGTTTTTTTTAGATGGTCCTAGTTCTTTTATTTTAGCCATCCATTCAAATTCCTTTATTCTAGCTTTAATTGTGGCTGGAATTTGTTCATCTTTACTTGCCCTGATTTTGGCTTTTGCTGTATTTCGCGTGAGAGGGGATTATTTGGCTATTGTAACTTTAGGCTTTGGAATAATTATTAAAATAGCTGCTATTAATTTTCCTTCTATTACTAATGGCTCAAGAGGACTGGCAGATATTCCACAATTTTCCACGATCTATTGGACAGGTGGTATTGCTATTGTAGCGGTTATTTTAATTTTAAATATAGTTTATTCTAAATATGGTCGTGCAATGAAGGCTATAAGAGATGATGAAGATGCTGCAAGTGCTATGGGAATAAATACTTTTTGGATAAAAACTTTAGCTTTTAGCACTTCAGCATTTTTAGAAGGTGTAGGTGGCGGACTTTTAGCTTGTCTGTTGACTACCGTATCTCCAACTCAATTTGATTTTTTACTTACTTTTCAGCTTTTGATTATTATTGTTTTAGGTGGACTTGGTTCTACTACAGGTGCTATTATAGGTGCGATATTGGTTATTGGTGGAAGTGAGTGGCTTAGATTTTTAGATGAGTTAAATATAAAAATAGATTCTTTAAATCTTGATATCCAATCAACGCCAGGGCTTAGAATGGTTGTTTTTTCTATTGTTCTGATTTTAGTAATGCTTTTTGCAAGAAAAGGCATAATGGGTTATTATGAGTTGAGTGATGTGATTAGAGGGATTAAAAAGCGTTTTAAAAGGAGCAAAAAATGA